The following coding sequences are from one Thermodesulfobacteriota bacterium window:
- a CDS encoding response regulator translates to MANILIVDDEIGPRESLRMILKPHYNIFTAENGLAALQILKQHEIDVVTLDLRMPGMSGIETLKEIRAIDPDVMVIIITGYGTLNSAIEAIRYGVFDYIPKPFNVPEIICIIEKSVQRRRLNRKVKEMVRLRCGDDMGIDQNSIGSFPSFHKIEGLSEFGPNQESPQEYQNCLEFSKVLASTLEEKDPYTSGHSERVCYYADFISKKLSLNPKDRQEIRIASYLHDIGKIGISNRFINKKGTLSTTEWTIIKQHTKKSLELLIPLNLSSTILSYIHHHHERYDGTGYPEGLAGENIPLGARIIAIADAYDSMTSERPYRKPLSGHEAKMELSKNAGTQFDPQLVTMFLEILREMEAVFTVHDPLRPPTLSV, encoded by the coding sequence ATGGCCAATATCCTAATCGTGGATGATGAGATAGGTCCGAGGGAATCCTTGAGGATGATTCTTAAACCCCATTACAACATCTTCACCGCGGAGAATGGTCTTGCCGCTCTCCAGATTCTTAAACAGCATGAAATCGATGTGGTTACCTTAGATTTAAGAATGCCGGGGATGTCCGGTATTGAAACGCTGAAAGAGATCCGGGCGATCGATCCCGATGTGATGGTCATTATCATCACAGGTTACGGGACATTGAATAGCGCCATCGAAGCGATCCGGTATGGAGTTTTCGATTATATTCCCAAACCTTTCAATGTCCCCGAGATTATTTGTATCATCGAGAAATCGGTCCAGAGAAGACGCTTGAACCGGAAGGTAAAAGAGATGGTGCGCCTGCGGTGTGGAGATGACATGGGGATCGACCAAAATTCGATAGGTTCTTTCCCATCCTTTCACAAAATCGAGGGACTTTCCGAATTTGGACCGAATCAAGAAAGCCCTCAGGAATACCAGAATTGTCTCGAATTTTCTAAAGTCCTGGCTTCTACGCTGGAAGAAAAAGATCCCTATACTTCGGGTCATTCCGAACGGGTTTGTTATTATGCGGATTTTATCTCGAAAAAACTGTCCCTCAACCCAAAAGATCGCCAGGAAATCCGGATCGCCTCCTACCTACACGATATCGGAAAGATTGGCATCAGTAACCGTTTCATTAATAAAAAAGGGACCCTTTCCACGACGGAATGGACCATCATTAAACAACATACGAAAAAATCTCTCGAACTCCTCATTCCCCTCAACCTCTCTTCCACTATCCTCTCCTACATCCACCACCACCATGAACGATATGACGGGACGGGATATCCCGAGGGCCTCGCAGGAGAGAATATTCCCTTAGGAGCCCGGATCATCGCCATCGCAGATGCCTATGACAGTATGACCTCTGAGCGACCTTATCGAAAACCCCTCTCTGGCCATGAAGCAAAGATGGAGCTTTCGAAAAATGCCGGAACCCAATTCGATCCCCAATTGGTCACGATGTTTCTGGAGATCCTTAGAGAGATGGAGGCCGTTTTCACGGTCCATGATCCTCTCCGGCCCCCTACTCTCTCGGTTTAA
- a CDS encoding sigma 54-interacting transcriptional regulator: MNYHDLIRSPILPPDVAKRVEKCARTQTPVLILGEQGTGKELIAKILHHAGGTEAHLFYRIDCRLLKKEDLLAHLLPFLEKTHFGRIPATLYIEEVGHLHPRDQLKLLELIEDGVIHNGAEKKTVQNIRILSSSSENLEEKVDRGDFSEDLLLKLKTISIYLPPLRERKGEIGAIAQYLLHMHIKEKKIRSIGISKEVLRVLENYWWPGNLREMEHVLIRGAILSEGEEITERDLSLEPELGLPPFPAFLKKTGSAKNGGVKDRTSNGLQIWDNSLFFLELVHRIKNPLVSIKTFTQLLRDKFQDPEFRNTFYRIVTEDIEKIDAVLSGLLNYIRINHPIEKKDTVHALLEEILKKHQATFESRGIKLFKKFEEGLPETILHEEQLRYILTSLIQYALPSIPKSGTLGVLTKSLRDGEDDGKGSPSLPGERRYIEILVVFTGYKKPGEPLGSLLGLPAKQVEELADMEIRLVKEMVERNRGRMIIEANPKKLRTYISLKLPVERRRVITYQLPNS, from the coding sequence ATGAATTATCATGATCTGATCCGCTCTCCCATTCTTCCACCGGACGTCGCCAAACGGGTCGAAAAATGCGCCCGGACGCAGACCCCTGTCCTCATTCTCGGGGAGCAAGGAACGGGCAAGGAACTGATTGCCAAGATCCTTCACCATGCGGGGGGAACAGAGGCCCATCTCTTTTACCGAATCGACTGCCGCCTCCTCAAAAAAGAGGACCTCCTGGCCCACCTCCTTCCTTTCTTGGAGAAGACCCATTTCGGAAGGATACCTGCTACTCTCTATATCGAGGAGGTCGGACACCTCCACCCGAGGGATCAGCTCAAACTCCTTGAACTGATCGAGGATGGGGTAATTCACAATGGAGCCGAAAAAAAGACCGTTCAAAATATTCGCATCCTTTCTTCCTCATCGGAAAACCTGGAGGAGAAGGTGGACCGGGGTGATTTTTCTGAGGACCTTCTCCTGAAGCTCAAAACGATTTCCATCTACCTCCCTCCCTTAAGGGAGCGGAAAGGGGAGATTGGCGCCATCGCCCAATATCTCCTCCACATGCACATTAAAGAGAAGAAAATCCGGAGCATCGGGATTTCCAAAGAAGTCTTAAGGGTCCTCGAAAATTATTGGTGGCCAGGAAACCTTAGAGAAATGGAGCATGTGCTGATCCGGGGGGCCATCCTCTCTGAGGGAGAAGAGATAACCGAAAGGGACCTTTCTCTCGAACCCGAGCTCGGTCTGCCCCCTTTTCCCGCCTTTCTCAAAAAGACGGGTTCGGCGAAAAACGGAGGGGTGAAGGACAGGACGTCCAATGGCCTCCAGATCTGGGATAATTCCCTCTTTTTCCTTGAACTGGTCCACCGGATTAAAAATCCTCTGGTTTCCATCAAGACCTTCACCCAACTGTTGAGAGATAAATTTCAGGACCCGGAATTCCGGAACACCTTCTATCGAATTGTCACCGAAGACATCGAAAAGATCGATGCCGTTCTCTCGGGATTGCTGAACTACATCCGAATCAACCATCCCATCGAGAAGAAGGATACGGTTCACGCCCTCCTCGAGGAAATTCTAAAAAAGCATCAAGCGACTTTTGAAAGCAGGGGGATCAAACTTTTCAAAAAATTCGAAGAAGGTCTTCCGGAAACCATTCTCCACGAGGAACAGTTGCGATATATTCTGACCTCTCTGATCCAGTATGCCCTTCCTTCGATTCCGAAAAGCGGAACCCTGGGGGTATTAACCAAATCCCTAAGAGATGGGGAGGACGACGGAAAGGGATCTCCTTCCCTCCCAGGAGAAAGGCGATATATTGAAATTCTTGTGGTCTTCACCGGGTATAAAAAGCCTGGGGAACCCTTGGGGAGCCTCTTGGGGTTACCTGCCAAGCAGGTTGAAGAGCTGGCGGATATGGAAATTCGCCTCGTCAAAGAGATGGTCGAACGGAACCGGGGCAGGATGATCATCGAGGCGAACCCGAAAAAGTTGCGGACCTACATTTCCCTGAAACTTCCCGTTGAAAGGCGCAGGGTGATTACCTATCAACTCCCCAATTCCTGA
- a CDS encoding sigma-54 dependent transcriptional regulator has protein sequence MMRSVLVVDDEVGARESLRMILRGEYQVFLAKNAEEAFQQIEAHFPDVILLDILLPDMDGLRVLERIRKNFPEQIVIMITATKTVKTAVEAMKLGAYDYITKPFDVDELRLTVNRALSTKALKEENQRLWIEVDRNFGFENIVGKSKEMREIFKMVKQVANSRATVLIMGESGTGKELIARAIHYHSPRRNHPFIPINCAAIPETLIESELFGHEKGAFTHAIERKLGRVEAAHEGTLFLDEIGELSLSTQAKILRFLEEREFLRVGGSKTIKVDVRLITATNKDLPQLVKKGLFREDLYYRINVVPILLPPLRERKEDIPLLVHHFIKKFSQENQKELKGISKEALGLLMNYDWPGNIRELENLIERVVTLTQNESIQADELPLPITHQSKANGLKESVLSGQLSFSEAEEEFEREIILDALRRANFVQSHAANLLGISRRILKYKMDKLGIQQPK, from the coding sequence ATGATGAGGAGTGTTCTGGTTGTCGATGATGAAGTCGGAGCCCGAGAGTCGCTAAGGATGATCCTGAGGGGGGAATATCAGGTCTTTCTGGCTAAAAACGCAGAAGAGGCCTTTCAACAGATCGAAGCTCATTTCCCCGATGTCATCCTCCTCGACATCCTTCTCCCGGATATGGATGGGTTGAGGGTTCTGGAGAGGATCCGAAAGAATTTTCCCGAGCAGATAGTTATCATGATCACGGCAACGAAAACGGTTAAGACAGCCGTGGAGGCGATGAAGCTCGGGGCCTATGACTATATCACCAAACCCTTTGACGTCGATGAGCTTCGATTGACCGTCAACCGAGCCCTCTCCACCAAAGCCCTCAAGGAGGAGAACCAACGCTTATGGATCGAAGTGGATCGAAATTTCGGATTTGAGAATATTGTGGGGAAGAGTAAAGAGATGAGGGAAATTTTCAAAATGGTGAAGCAGGTTGCCAATAGCCGGGCCACCGTGCTCATCATGGGAGAAAGCGGCACAGGGAAGGAACTCATCGCCCGAGCCATACATTACCATAGCCCCAGAAGAAACCATCCTTTCATTCCCATTAACTGTGCAGCCATCCCCGAGACCCTTATCGAAAGCGAGCTGTTTGGTCACGAAAAAGGGGCCTTTACCCATGCGATCGAAAGAAAACTGGGACGGGTCGAGGCTGCCCATGAAGGGACCCTTTTTCTGGACGAAATTGGCGAATTGAGCTTATCCACCCAAGCCAAAATCCTTCGTTTTCTCGAGGAGAGGGAATTTCTTCGGGTTGGAGGGTCCAAGACGATCAAAGTCGATGTGAGGCTTATTACAGCCACCAATAAGGACCTTCCTCAACTGGTCAAAAAAGGACTCTTCCGGGAAGACCTCTATTATCGAATCAATGTGGTGCCGATCCTTCTCCCTCCATTGAGAGAGCGGAAAGAGGATATTCCTCTATTGGTCCATCACTTCATTAAAAAGTTTAGCCAAGAGAACCAAAAGGAACTGAAGGGGATTAGCAAAGAAGCGCTGGGATTGCTCATGAATTATGATTGGCCGGGGAATATTCGGGAATTGGAGAACCTGATCGAACGTGTGGTAACCCTCACCCAAAATGAATCCATCCAGGCCGACGAACTGCCCCTTCCCATCACCCATCAATCCAAAGCCAATGGGCTCAAGGAATCGGTCCTGAGCGGCCAGCTTTCCTTTTCGGAAGCCGAGGAAGAGTTCGAGAGAGAGATCATCCTCGATGCCCTGAGAAGGGCCAATTTTGTGCAATCCCATGCCGCAAACCTTCTGGGAATCAGCCGGCGGATATTAAAGTATAAAATGGACAAACTGGGGATCCAGCAACCCAAATAA